One Nicotiana tomentosiformis chromosome 1, ASM39032v3, whole genome shotgun sequence genomic window, taacagagactgagatatgatatgatatgtaatgacatgaatatgactgagtatgaattttcgatttaaaataaatatttcatatcaatatgacctctgtgggtcccaataatactggcacatagcctaacatgatttttaatatgcttttcatctcaatttctttaactcataaaatcgcatagAAAATGCcgagattatttaactacaaaattccacataaacaattatgttacAATTTATATAGtccacgcccatacgcccgtcacctagcatgtgcgttacctcccaacaattcacgaaatacatatattcagggtcataccctcaactccaagattagaagagttaattacctcgaacaagccaaatccaatgtcgagcaagctaagcaatgctccaaatggctcgaatctagtcacaattaatttgattcagcccacaaaaattataaaaattaattttatatcaaaatactaatattttttaaaaattcgaaattacacctcaaaaattacccgtggagcccatatctcggaacccgaaaaaagttatgaaatatgaacacccattcaactgcgagtccaaccatacaaattttactcaaatccgacatcaactcgaccctcaaatcgcataattaaaccaagagggttttcaaaatttcccgacttaattcaccaattaaatgttaaaaacaactatggattcgggtaatttaaccaatattgagttaagaatacttaccctgttatttttcttgaaaatctcccaaatatcgcctcttcccgagcaccaatccgtcaaaaatggccAGGCTTAAACTCctctcattttcagaacttaaattcactgcccaggcttttcttcttcgcgaacgcggtcagtgtctCACGTACGCGAAACACAAAATAGTTCCTGTCATAATTCCTCCTCCGCGAACGCggcatcaccctcgcgttcgcaaagcacaaagtGCCTCTACCttaatgccttctacgcgaacacgttcaaccaatcgcgaatgcgatgcttcgttccccctcactatGCGAACGTGACTCCCCCTACGcgacgcgtagaccaattgcctggggtcctcagctacttcctctcttcttcgcgaacgcgtaacacctctcgcgttcgcgatgcacacccagcccacccttcgcgaacgcgttcttctcttcgccaacgcgaagagcaaatattgccagcctctcagttcctcttcgcgaacgcgaggctccactcgcgaacgcgatgaaggaaatcagATGGTGCATCAGACAAATTCCAATAGAGtttcaagtccaaaatccaacccgttaaccatccgaaacttacccgagcccctcgggacctcaaccaaatataccaacaagtcctaaaacatcatacgaacttagtcgagccctcaaatcacctcaaacaatcctaaaaccatgaattataccccaattcaaacctaaagaactttgaaattttaagtttctacaaacgactccggaacctatcaaatcacgtctgattgacctcaaattatgcacacaagtcatgaacgacataacggaactatgaaaatttttaaaattggattccgacctcgatatcaaaaagtcaacccccgggtcaaacttcccaaaaatttaacttttggcatttcaagcctaattctactacggacctccaaataattttttggacactctcccaagtccaaaattattatacaaagctattggaattatcaaaatttgaatccaaggtcgtttacacataagttcatatccggtcactattttaacttaaactttaaaccttgaaactaagtgttccaattcattccaaaacctcactagacccgaaccaattacccctgcaattcacacaacaactgtaaagtataatttgagcagtataTTGGAAAacgagattgtaatactcaaaacgaccagccgagtCGTTATATTTTTCATtacatttcttcttcttttttaattgtTACACTCAATTTATTCACTTAATCATTATGAAACTAATACTATATATTCAATTATTCATTATATATATTTAGTATAACTTTTTCGAGGAATTATGTGTATACTATTGTATTATTATAGGGGGGAAAGGTAATAAacatggtataactcaattatattatatttttattgaagtataatattatatatttctGGTATAATCATTTTTAGAGGTATACTAATGTATTATATACATGGTATAATTCAATATATGTTATAATGGTATTAAGGTATTATATTACATATATATGGTATAATGTTTTTTTAGAAATGCCATGTATATAAATATTAATGTAAGAATATACCTTGTGTGACTTTTTTAAGAATATACCATTTAATGAGAAATATTGTGTATACTAAGGTAATAATATACCTTTGATCTTTTTAATAAGAAAGTACTCTTTGGTATAATCATGATATAAAATTATATGgtttataatgtatatatatctCAAATATACATTACATTTTTCTTGAaacatatgtattttattttttcatatatataaagatataTACTTTCGCTAGATAATGTTGTATAAAAAGGTGCATGTACTTTTTTCTAGTAAAAAGATCCATGTATGGAATATAGAAAATATGTTATGGAATAAATTAGTTTCCAACAAAAAAATAGGAAAACATATTACCATTTAAATATGTTAGGGATTGGTTTCAAGAGAAAATATAGGAAAAAAATGTTAAAAAGTACTGGGAATATTTTCATTAAGGAAATAAATGGATTAGGTGCATGATTATAGGTACATGGTTTAAAGGTGTCtgttaaaaatataattatttagttGTCATGTGTGTAAAATAGCTATTGGTGATAAGTTTATGAAAATTCTCCTTCAATTATGCACATTTATGCTTTTTCCCCTAAAAAGAACCTGATCCGTTACTTTTTCGGACAATAAGTCCAACTAATCTAACCTCAGTCTCAAACTCACTCTTTAGTCTTTGTTTGAGAACCTTCGAGCACCATTAGAGAACCTCCATTACTGCTTTCAATTTTAGTACCAACCATTATTAACTCCTTCAACTAATTCCTATGAAGAACCAAAACATGAGCGCTGCTTAAAGATTTCCAATCACCTCGTAAAGTGAAGGTTGACGAAAATATTGCTCCAGCTCGTAATGATTTTGAGAGTGATTATCACCAGCAACATATGGTCACCGGAGCAAAACGGACAAGTTTTTTTTATGCTTTTCTCCGTGTGATTTTCACTATAGGAATCTATGCAACTATGATCGGCTTTGTATTGCTAATGGGCTGGTGCATTGTGGCAACAGCATTAATGCTTTGTTCATTTTGTTGTGGATGAAAACAAAATCATGGTTCACTTAGCTTAGAAATTTTGTAATTAAGCATTTATATATACCTGTTTAATCAAGCACATTAATTGCTTAAAATTAGCAACTGCTAATTGTCTTCGATTTACTTGTGCATTCTCTTGATTTTTAATTAATAAACACTGCTTGCCCTCTTTTTAATTTCATCCATGCATTCACTTGGGTATCGGCTTGTGATTATGGGTCCGGTAGTTTGGAATATTTGGGAGCATTGACCCGCCCCAAATAGTTTAGATAAAGAAATCTTTTTGAAATACTACTAGTAGTAATATTTCTTAAATCCTTCTCACGTCGTGAAGtgcttccctttttttttttttggaagtaTAATATATTTAGAAACATCCATATATAGAAGTGTTACAAATCAAAATATATTGCTaaaagtaattatatatatatttgactatATCAAAGAATAAACTATTTGATTCTCCAATTGTGTTGGGATGGATGACGCGTAAAAATAAAACGAATCAACTATAATTAACTAATTTACTTGTTCATGTTTGAATTTAGTGATGGTAATCCGATCCGTTGGCTTGTAGTATTAACATCTCCATTTTAATTAGGAAATTTAGTTTCACACGTCTTTAGGAATAGGAATCCGAAAAGGAAATGACGAAGTACTAAATCCTAATCcaagacaaaaaataaaaatatcaaacccTAAGGGAAACGAAGGAAGCCTGATGTTGCCTCCTCTATCTATAAGCAAACTACATTGACGGTAAAAGTAAAACTACGTACTCTCTAAGTATACTAGCTAGCTTTTGCAAACAATGGCTACCAAAGTAGTACTTTCCTCTTCTCTTTACCTGAACATCTCATTCACACTACTTGTAATTGTACTACTAGTAAGTAGTAACTTTCCCTTCCACCGCTCTCTATCTCCACaccaaaaaactactcatatctTCATCACCAAAACCACCACTATCCCACAACAACATTAACGTCTCCTTAATTCGACTTCTATTGCTTTTGAACACCCAAAACAGTTCAACGATAATAGTATCCAACAGGAGGATACATTATTAATTTTAATGAACATGGGTCCAAGCACACGCCTCTATATAATATCAATGTTTCTTTTTGGTTTTCTCAGCACGGGGGTAGCTTTTGCAATTGTATATTCCGTCTTATTGTGCTCAGTAAAATGCTATTGTGATGAATTATTATAACAAAATCTTGGTTCGTTTAGCATAGGAAATTTTGTAACGGGACAATATGCTAGCACATAATTGCTTAAATAAGCTGCCCATTCCCATTTTGGGCGGAACAAATCTACTAATTCTTTGATTCTAGTTAGTAAGAGGAATCTTGAACTAAGAAATAGACCCTAGAAGCTAAAAAAGGCTATCTTGTGCAATTGCAATAATCGGATTCATTAATATTCCTGGTATAGTAGATGCTATCACACGTACGATCATACTCAATTCAATTGAATTGTTTGATCTTAAAGCCTAAttattccttcttcttttttcaacTCATTTTATCTAATTTATATCTAATCTATTTTTTTGGCTTGACTAGTTAGAATAGCCAAGCCATTTCCTTTTCTTTCAGATAGCAGGTTGGGCAAAATCACTAAAGAAAAAAATCTACTCAATTAGCATAAAAGGAGAGAGAGGGATTCGAAACCTCGATAGTTCTTTGTTTAAACTATATCGGTTTTCAAGACGAGGGCCATCAACGGCTCAACCATCTCTCCGAaagattatttttattttattcctcCTAATAGAACATGACCATAGGGCTTTTTAGTAAGTGGTAGTGTTCCAATAACCAATAAAAGGGCTAGTTCATTAGTTCATAATTTATAACTAACtcgaatatttttttattttttaactcaatttaaaaaaaataaaagaataataaataaaaagaggGGTGAAGTGTAGCCGCTCCCCTTTCGGATAGCTAGAACACCGACAGATCGAGCGAAGAGTCCATAAGGAGAATTTTCAGCCCCAAACAATTTGgataaagaattttttttatatgttATTGAAATCCTTCTCATGACTCAATCATACATCATCAAGTGCTTCCCTTTTTGTTTTCAACATTTCGAGAATAATATCCTTTTGTTTCGTTTGGAAGTATAGGTAAAAACTCCTTTATATAAAATATATCTCATCTAACATATTTATACATGTTTGTTAGAGACTAATCTAACATGATAAGTTATGTATAAATATCAAAAACTTTAATGTGAAACTATTTAACTATGTCATATAACTCAGGTTATGAtttatttcttttcttctcttaatCATGGTAGCTTTAGCATTCATATCTCCCCTTCCCGTGTCCTTAGGTTTTGATACAATTGCTTGTTGCCTTCTTAACTTTTCAATTGGCTCTTTAATACACTTCAAAGATTTCTCCATCTTTTGTCGCTGCTAATTTGCTATACAACTATCTATTGCTTTAGTCATTATTTCTAACTTCTCACTCCATCATCAAAATTCTTGTAGCCAACCTCTTAGGTTTTAAAACACATATGTTATTTTACTTTGCTACTTCATCAATGCGACAAAAGTTtagaggattatgatattataaCTATTTTCAGTAACTATTGACCTATCGCAAAACCTCTTTAAAATCAGAATATATGAAATCAACTAATCATGTGAAACTCACATAAAGTAGTACTAATAGTAACTAAAATTAGGTATAAAAGGTTAGTATATCCCATTCCTACTAGGAGCAGTTAACAATTCATTTAGCGTAGTCCAGTTTTATACTCTCGAGTTCGATTGTTATAATACACTTGAAAGTAATGCAAGCAAAGTGCAAAGATGTACAATGTTTTGCCTTTGGTATGTATGGTGTGGCCTTGCGGCAAAAGAGACCAAAGCCCATTTGGGAGATGGGAATTTTGGCAAGAGAGGGAGTGGAGTATTGGGTCAaactcaaaagtacaaaagtaGGCCTCAGTGATACGCAGTATGATTGGATGGTGGAAGGTAGCCACGTTGTTATACTGTTACGCTTAACATAGTCATCTTTCATAACTGGatatcacccccccccccccccccaaaatcaAATCACCACTCTCCTCTATCTACTATACTCCCCCCCAAATCCCTCATTCCCCTTTTTATGCAGATTCCAGGTTCCCATTCTATTGTCCTTTTCCAATTCGCAGATAGTAACAATTTTGTGCCATTCTTGAATACCCACTTCAAGATTTCATCTCCCAGGCATAAAGGTACTGTCTTTTCATGTTTTCTACCCCTTTGTTTATTGGCTAGGGTTTTGCTTTGTGTTTGTTACCGTGATTTTTCAATTCGGTTTTTGTTTTTGATTCTGTGGttaatttttgtgtgttttatctTGGGAAATCTTGTCAATTATGTTGGGTTTGTTTGATTTATGTATTATGTGTTTATCTGGATTGTCTTGTAACATATGTTGGGGAAATAATTACTAGCTTTTTGGAGTTCAAGACTGGTTTAGCATCACCAAATGGCACACTGTTTGTATTGTTGAAGGTTGAATAATCTTCACCTGCAGATATTTCATAAATACTGATGAGAATTATGGGTTTTAGTTTCTGCATTTGTAGATGTTTGGTCCTTGATTTGGTTATACAAATTTAAGATTGGCACTTGTGCTGTCGGTTGATCTGAATCACTTCCCTTTTCGAACTTGTTTGTTGAATGTTAAGGCTTTTCATTGACTTATTGTTTCCTCGGGATTGAATTTCTTTTTGGTTCTCTGAGATATTTTGGGAGCAAAAGTTTAATGCTTTATTGGTGGCCGGATGCGTGCAATTGGCGTTTAATCTTATATTTGTTTCGTGAATGTTGCTTTAGGTCATGGCTGGGAAGCGAGTTATAGCCATATGTCAGTCAGGTGGTGAATTTGAGACTGATAAAGATGGTTTCCTTTCGTATAAAGGCGGAGATGCTCATGCTATGGAAATGGATGACAAAATGAACTATAATGATTTCAAGATGGAGGTAGCTGAGATGTTCAACTTCAGCCTTGCTACCATGTCAGTTAAATATTTTCTACCTGGAAACAGGAAGACACTTATAACAATCTCCAATGACAAAGACCTTAAGCGCATGATCAAATTCCATGGTGACTCTGATTCTGCCGAGATCTATGTGATGACTGAAGAAGCTGTTGATCCTGATTTCTCAAACATGCATGGCAGTAGGTAGATTCCTTGCTGCTGCCTAAATATGTAGAATTCTCcctttttaaaggatgaaataTATAGGGATATACTGTGTTGCAGGTCAAGCCGAACGACTTTATCAGAAATGGCAATACCTGTTGACGCTCCTCTGAGTGTCGTGGAGGATATCGTGGATGACCCCAACGAGCCTGGCCTCTTGCTTGATGCCAATTTTGATGTTGTAAGTGATACAAACAACATTGACGACTCAATTGGGATAGAAGCTGAAATGCCTGTTCCTGTTTCATTTGTTGCCACTAATTATGACGAAAAGAATGCTAAAGCTGCTCAGCAGTGGCAGAATGATATAACTGGTGTGGGTCAAAGGTTTAATAGCGTACATGAATTTCGTGAGACATTGCGAAAATATGCTATTGCAAATCAATTTGCTTTCAAGTACAAGAAGAATGATAGTCATCGAGTTACTGTAAAATGCAAAGCAGAGGGCTGTCCATGGAGAATTCATGCATCAAGATTGTCAACCACCCAATTGATTTGCATTAAAAAAATGAATCCTACACATACATGTGAAGGGGCTGTTGTTACTAATGGATATCAGGCAACGAGGAGTTGGGTGGCTAGTATTATAAAGGAGAAGTTGAAAGTTTTCCCGAATTACAAGCCAAAGGACATTGTCAATGACATACAAAAGGAATACGGCATCCAGTTAAATTATTTCCAGGCATGGCGTGGAAAAGAGATTGCTAAAGAGCAGCTTCAAGGTTCGTATAAGGAGGCATATAGTCAGCTGCCATTTTTTTGTGAAAAGGTGATGGAGACAAATCCTGGAAGTCTTGCTACTTTCACTACAAAGGATGACTCAAGCTTTCATAGGCTATTTGTATCATTTCATGCTTCACTCTATGGCTTCGAACAAGGCTGCAGGCCCCTGATTTTCCTTGATAGTATATTCTTAAAGTCTAAATACCAAGGCACTCTGTTAGCAGCAACAGCTGCTGATGGGAATGATGGTGTTTTTCCTGTTGCTTTTGCCATAGTAGACGCAGAATCTGATGATAACTGGAGTTGGTTCCTATTACAGCTTAGAACTGCATTGTCAATGTGTCGTGGTATTACTTTTGTGGCAGATAGAGAGAAGGGGCTTAGAGAATCAATTGCTGAAATATTTCAGGGCGAGGACGTCTTTCATGGCTACTGTCTACGCTATCTTTCTGAACAACTTATCAGAGATGTGAGAGGCCAATTTTCTCATGAAGTCAAACGCCTTTTGGTTGAGGATTTTTATGGTGCAGCTTATGCATCAAAGCCTGAAGGCTTCCATAGGTGTGCTGATAGCATAAAAAGTATTTCAGTAGATGCTTACAACTGGGTAATGCAAAGTGAGCCTAATAATTGGGCAAATGCTTTCTTCCGTGGGATGCGATATAACCACATGACATCAAACTTTGGAGAGCTTTTCTATGGTTGGGTatcagatgctcatgacttgccAATCACTCAGATGGTTGATGCAATAAGAGGTAAGATTATGGAGCTCATTTATACCCGGCGGACTGAGTCCAATCAGTGGGTGACAAGGCTAACTCCATCTATGGAGGAAAGGCTAGAGAAGGAAA contains:
- the LOC104095672 gene encoding uncharacterized protein; amino-acid sequence: MAGKRVIAICQSGGEFETDKDGFLSYKGGDAHAMEMDDKMNYNDFKMEVAEMFNFSLATMSVKYFLPGNRKTLITISNDKDLKRMIKFHGDSDSAEIYVMTEEAVDPDFSNMHGSRSSRTTLSEMAIPVDAPLSVVEDIVDDPNEPGLLLDANFDVVSDTNNIDDSIGIEAEMPVPVSFVATNYDEKNAKAAQQWQNDITGVGQRFNSVHEFRETLRKYAIANQFAFKYKKNDSHRVTVKCKAEGCPWRIHASRLSTTQLICIKKMNPTHTCEGAVVTNGYQATRSWVASIIKEKLKVFPNYKPKDIVNDIQKEYGIQLNYFQAWRGKEIAKEQLQGSYKEAYSQLPFFCEKVMETNPGSLATFTTKDDSSFHRLFVSFHASLYGFEQGCRPLIFLDSIFLKSKYQGTLLAATAADGNDGVFPVAFAIVDAESDDNWSWFLLQLRTALSMCRGITFVADREKGLRESIAEIFQGEDVFHGYCLRYLSEQLIRDVRGQFSHEVKRLLVEDFYGAAYASKPEGFHRCADSIKSISVDAYNWVMQSEPNNWANAFFRGMRYNHMTSNFGELFYGWVSDAHDLPITQMVDAIRGKIMELIYTRRTESNQWVTRLTPSMEERLEKESLNISSLQVLTSSGTKFEVRGDTIEFVDVDHCDCSCRGWQLTGLPCCHAIAVMVCLGRDPYDYCARYFTADSYRSTYSESIHPIPSLERPKKKDASQAAVTVNPPPTRRPPGRPTTKKVGSHEVTRRQLQCSRCKGTGHNKSTCKEVLLES